The DNA window CATCAAGTACAGCGCTGGGATTCCTTGATGCGATTCGCAACAATGCCTTGGCCGGGCCTTCTGGTTTCCTTCTGCCTTGCTCCCAGTTCTGTAATGTACGCACACTGACTCCAATCATGAGTGCAAATTCATTCTGTGAAACATTGAGGTTCTCTCTCACAGTC is part of the Deltaproteobacteria bacterium genome and encodes:
- a CDS encoding helix-turn-helix domain-containing protein; translation: TVRENLNVSQNEFALMIGVSVRTLQNWEQGRRKPEGPAKALLRIASRNPSAVLDALHAD